In Pelmatolapia mariae isolate MD_Pm_ZW linkage group LG13, Pm_UMD_F_2, whole genome shotgun sequence, a genomic segment contains:
- the LOC134639818 gene encoding fibulin-7 yields the protein MALSFRCRCLLLLCLTAIHSGHGTVQTCMDKHQVVGVLRQMEKFLKGQEMRFNEGLRIMKSKLAALQNSVSKLPQADQSSAPTTCPSLEAPAHGTKFGSKYFVGHEVHFTCSPGYRLVGSATRVCRENGTWTGVDITCKDVSECASNPCQNGGTCVEGVNQYKCTCPQNWSGSHCQHQTQTAPPEWSVMNDPAFSRRPRCAQVNQAQHCSCDAGFHMSGTSDNSICQDVNECEVYRLDQGGKLCIHECVNVPGSYHCACPSGYKLLLDGRSCEDVDECLSQQHNCSRGTTCINMGGGFQCVNPECPHSHGDISYVKTSAFQCERNPCPMDSRSCHLAPKTVSFHYLSLPSNLKTPATLFRMATAAAPGRAGPDSLRFGIVGGNSRSIFVMQRSDRQTGELILVQQLRGPQEISVDVDMSEYSDRTFQAKHVARVHILVSPYNF from the exons ATGGCACTGTCTTTCCGATGCAGGTGTTTGCTTTTGCTGTGTTTGACAGCCATCCACAGTGGTCATGGCACCGTTCAG ACATGCATGGATAAGCACCAGGTGGTTGGGGTGCTTCGTCAGATGGAGAAGTTTCTGAAAGGCCAGGAGATGCGGTTTAACGAGGGGCTCAGGATCATGAAGTCAAAACTGGCAGCGCTTCAGAACTCTGTCTCCAAGTTACCTCAAGCAGACCAGTCGTCTG CACCCACCACCTGCCCCTCCCTGGAAGCCCCTGCTCATGGAACCAAGTTCGGGTCAAAGTATTTTGTTGGCCACGAGGTCCATTTCACTTGTTCCCCGGGCTACCGCCTTGTGGGTTCTGCGACGCGAGTTTGCCGGGAAAATGGCACCTGGACCGGTGTCGACATAACCTGTAAAG ATGTAAGCGAATGTGCAAGTAATCCCTGCCAGAATGGAGGTACCTGTGTGGAAGGGGTCAACCAGTACAAATGCACTTGCCCCCAAAACTGGAGTGGCTCCCACTGCCAGCACCAAACGCAGACAG CGCCCCCCGAGTGGAGTGTCATGAACGATCCAGCGTTCAGCCGGAGACCTCGCTGTGCCCAAGTGAACCAAGCCCAGCACTGCAGCTGCGATGCGGGCTTTCACATGAGTGGCACCTCTGACAATAGTATCTGTCAGG ATGTAAATGAGTGTGAAGTGTACCGGCTGGACCAAGGAGGGAAACTGTGCATCCATGAGTGTGTAAATGTCCCAGGCTCGTACCACTGCGCTTGCCCCAGCGGTTACAAGTTGCTTCTAGATGGGCGGAGCTGTGAGG ATGTGGATGAATGTTTAAGCCAACAGCACAACTGTAGCCGAGGGACAACTTGTATCAACATGGGAGGAGGCTTTCAGTGCGTCAATCCAGAGTGTCCCCACTCTCACGGCGACATCAGCTACGTCAAGACATCTGCCTT TCAGTGTGAGAGAAACCCCTGCCCCATGGACAGTCGTTCCTGCCACCTGGCCCCCAAGACTGTGTCCTTTCACTACCTGTCTCTGCCCTCCAACCTGAAGACTCCCGCCACGCTTTTCCGCATGGCGACCGCTGCCGCCCCCGGCCGCGCCGGCCCGGACAGCCTGCGTTTCGGCATAGTGGGCGGAAACTCACGCAGCATCTTTGTCATGCAGCgctcagacagacagactggtGAGCTGATACTGGTCCAGCAGCTGCGCGGGCCACAGGAGATCAGCGTTGACGTGGACATGTCCGAGTACAGCGACCGCACCTTTCAGGCCAAGCATGTGGCCCGGGTCCACATTCTGGTTTCACCTTACAATTTCTGA